A genomic segment from Tachysurus fulvidraco isolate hzauxx_2018 chromosome 21, HZAU_PFXX_2.0, whole genome shotgun sequence encodes:
- the adrb2b gene encoding adrenoceptor beta 2, surface b: protein MVANMSECNNFTSQKTTYSQEETVVLAVVIGLLVLAIIFGNVLVITAIARFQRLQTVTNCFISNLACADLVMGLLVVPFAACDILLDKWHFGNPFCYFWLSTDVMCVTASIETLCVISLDRYLAIMWPLRYQALLTKRRACWVVLAVWVVAGLVSFPVIHSKWWVSSDQQAQDCLHDENCCEFTISIIYAWTSSIISFYFPLVVMIFVYGRVYLEARRQLRNIYRSEGHIRTQNLDGNEARSRRSRFGLKDHKALKTLGIIMGIFTLCWLPFFVLNVKMAEVTPNCHLLLFKILNWIGYSNSAFNPLIYCRSPEFRGAFQEILCMRKPQFLSSTNKADYIYSEQMTKQTSFAESGTVELTTCSLATTSSNTNGNCNRSLTSMI, encoded by the coding sequence ATGGTGGCAAATATGAGTGAGTGCAACAATTTCACATCTCAGAAAACTACATACAGCCAAGAAGAGACAGTGGTCCTGGCCGTCGTAATAGGACTTCTGGTCCTGGCTATCATATTTGGAAATGTTCTGGTTATTACTGCAATCGCACGTTTCCAGCGTCTGCAGACCGTCACCAACTGTTTCATCAGCAATCTGGCGTGTGCCGACCTGGTCATGGGGCTTCTTGTCGTGCCTTTTGCTGCTTGCGATATCCTCTTGGACAAGTGGCACTTTGGGAACCCCTTCTGCTATTTCTGGTTGTCGACAGACGTGATGTGCGTAACAGCGAGCATCGAAACGTTGTGCGTCATATCCCTAGACCGTTACCTGGCGATCATGTGGCCACTGCGCTACCAGGCTCTGCTGACCAAGCGCCGGGCCTGTTGGGTGGTGCTGGCTGTGTGGGTGGTGGCTGGCCTCGTATCCTTTCCGGTCATCCACTCGAAATGGTGGGTGTCGAGCGACCAGCAAGCGCAGGACTGCCTGCATGACGAGAACTGCTGTGAATTCACTATCAGCATAATCTATGCATGGACCTCATCCATCATCTCCTTCTACTTCCCACTTGTGGTCATGATATTCGTCTACGGCCGAGTCTACCTGGAAGCTCGGCGGCAGCTTCGAAACATCTACCGCTCGGAAGGTCACATTCGAACACAAAACCTGGATGGGAACGAGGCGAGGAGCCGCAGGAGCAGGTTTGGCCTGAAAGACCACAAAGCGTTGAAGACTCTGGGGATCATCATGGGCATCTTTACACTCTGCTGGCTGCCGTTCTTTGTCCTCAACGTGAAAATGGCTGAGGTGACACCCAACTGCCATTTGTTGCTCTTTAAAATCCTAAATTGGATAGGATACTCCAACTCGGCCTTCAACCCCCTGATCTACTGTAGGAGTCCGGAGTTCAGGGGCGCCTTCCAAGAAATTCTGTGCATGAGAAAGCCTCAATTTCTGTCTTCAACAAACAAAGCGGATTACATCTACAGCGAGCAAATGACGAAGCAGACATCTTTTGCAGAGAGCGGAACGGTGGAGCTGACGACTTGCTCTCTGGCTACGACTTCCTCCAACACCAATGGGAATTGTAACCGATCATTGACCTCCATGATATAG